One Bombus fervidus isolate BK054 chromosome 5, iyBomFerv1, whole genome shotgun sequence DNA window includes the following coding sequences:
- the LOC139987332 gene encoding probable ATP-dependent RNA helicase DDX43, translating into MDVQPYCSRPNARYNESTYYYRHNTFRRREQYPNFSRNNYNVRYDQSIIQIGTEKVGRLIGRSGSNIRELQDRTNTRIHVERSSTNDTTAVTIIGTKEAQQQAICLIEESLRDTVRITEPVQTSENGQREYGQREYRQRDYRQKENEQKENEQKENEQKENEQRENEQKKLDEVPKFLDLDWQELSRRHDEYQRQKWAKYPPIVKNFYKEDPIIANLTSEQVDAFRKANNNIEVQIVLEKEEDASEVLSIPNPIETFEQAFQDYSEILEEIKKQKFAQPSPIQCQAWPILLSGRDLIGIAQTGTGKTLAFLLPALIHIEGQITPRSERKGPTVLVLAPTRELALQIEKEVNKYSYHGIKAVCIYGGGCRKKQVTTVTEGVEIVIATPGRLNDLVLAEVLNISSVSYLVLDEADRMLDMGFEPQIRKALLDVRPDRQTVMTSATWPPSVRRLAKSYTKNPIQVYVGSLDLVAVHTVVQKICIVDENDKTDMMHQFFRNMTPNDKVIVFFAKKAKVDDVASDLALMSVNCSSIHGGREQADREQALEELKTGEAKILLATDVASRGIDIEDITHVLNFDFPRDIEEYVHRVGRTGRAGRTGQSITYMTRSDWSHARELINILEEAKQVVPDELYQMADRYEAWREKRAAERRAAGIKPRRGRGGWTRWF; encoded by the exons ATGGACGTACAGCCGTATTGTAGCAGACCCAACGCAAGATACAATGAATCAACGTATTATTATCGACATAATACCTTTAGAAGAAGAGAGCAGTATCCAAATTTCTCTCGCAATAATTACAATGTACGATATGACCAATCTATAATTCAAATCGGTACTGAAAAAGTTGGAAGACTTATTGGCAGAAGTGGAAGTAATATTAGAGAATTACAAGACAGAACAAATACGAGAATTCAC GTTGAGAGATCAAGTACAAATGATACAACAGCTGTAACCATTATTGGAACTAAAGAAGCACAACAACAAGCAATATGCTTGATAGAAGAGTCATTAAGAGATACTGTTAGAATAACAGAGCCAGTACAAACATCAGAAAATGGACAAAGAGAATACGGGCAAAGGGAATATAGGCAAAGGGATTATAGGCAAAAGGAAAATGAGCAAAAGGAAAATGAGCAAAAGGAAAATGAGCAAAAGGAAAATGAGCAAAGGGAAAATGAACAAAAGAAACTGGATGAAGTACCAAAATTTCTTGATCTTGATTGGCAAGAACTAAGCAGAAGACAT GATGAATACCAGAGACAAAAGTGGGCAAAGTATCCTCCTatagttaaaaatttttacaaagagGATCCAATAATTGCTAATTTGACATCAGAGCAAGTAGATGCCTTTCGAAAGGCAAACAATAATATAGAAGTTCAAATTGTgcttgaaaaagaagaagatgctTCTGAAGTATTAAGTATACCCAACCCTATTGAAACATTTGAACAGGCCTTTCAA GATTACTCTGAAATActtgaagaaattaaaaaacaaaaatttgctCAACCAAGCCCGATACAGTGTCAAGCCTGGCCTATTCTTCTTAGTGGCAGAGACCTTATTGGCATCGCGCAAACAGGGACAG gGAAAACTTTGGCATTTCTACTGCCTGCTTTGATCCATATCGAAGGCCAAATAACACCGAGATCAGAGCGGAAAGGACCAACTGTCCTTGTTCTAGCACCTACCAGAGAGCTAGCCTTGCAAATTGAGAAAGAAGTAAACAAATATTCCTATCATGGTATAAAGGC ggTATGTATATATGGAGGCGGATGTCGTAAAAAACAAGTTACCACAGTAACAGAAGGTGTAGAAATAGTTATTGCTACACCTGGTAGACTAAATGATCTTGTACTCGCAGaggttttaaatatttcttccgttTCATACCTGGTCTTAGACGAAGCTGATCGTATGCTTGATATGGGATTTGAACCACAAATTAGGAAAGCTTTATTAGACGTAAGGCCAGATAGACAAACTGTTATGACGAG CGCTACATGGCCGCCAAGTGTCAGACGTTTAGCAAAATCGTATACGAAAAATCCAATCCAAGTATATGTTGGATCATTGGACTTAGTTGCTGTACATACAGTGGTGCAGAAGATTTGTATTGTTGATGAAAATGATAAGACCGATATG atGCATCAATTCTTTCGCAACATGACACCGAAtgataaagtaatagtatttTTTGCAAAAAAAGCTAAGGTAGATGATGTAGCGAGTGATTTAGCTTTGATGTCTGTTAATTGTTCAAGTATACATGGCGGAAGAGAACAAGCTGATAGAGAACAAGCATTAGAGGAATTAAAAACTGGAGAGGCTAAAATATTATTGGCGACAGATGTCGCCAGTAGAGGAATCGATATTGAGGATATTAC gcatgttttaaattttgattttccaCGGGATATAGAAGAATATGTTCACCGTGTTGGACGTACCGGCCGCGCTGGTCGTACTGGTCAGAGTATTACTTACATGACCCGGAGCGACTGGTCTCACGCGAGAGaactaattaatattttagaagagGCTAAACAA GTAGTACCTGACGAATTATACCAGATGGCTGATAGATATGAAGCATGGAGGGAGAAGCGAGCAGCCGAAAGACGCGCCGCCGGAATCAAGCCCAGAAGAGGAAGAGGTGGTTGGACAAGATGGTTCTAA
- the LOC139987756 gene encoding uncharacterized protein isoform X1, with the protein MDSKRHERSSKSNTDSPPAPPSPPMYSASYTTYDGYKNRMSSRRSPSPLEYRSSRTSRNDSPQDRRRRRRSTSKSSPTRSYKRSRSPDRDKDRDRDRDRSRKYSRRDRSRSRSRGRSRSRDRRRSRSRNRSKDRHRGRESRRYHRAPSYESDTAEDNTETTVSHPVVPPQSNAFKNDGSFMEMFKKMQEQMQPAQKPATSVLEEKTVVPPPLMVGKRRGGRILKTGMVAKPKTEQTVEQPKDAWSLYMAEVKKYREVCCQEEDNTRPLVK; encoded by the coding sequence ATGGATTCAAAACGGCATGAACGCAGTTCCAAGTCCAATACAGATTCACCACCAGCTCCACCTTCGCCTCCTATGTATAGTGCAAGTTATACAACATATGATGGGTACAAAAACAGAATGTCGTCGCGCCGTTCACCTTCACCCTTGGAGTATAGAAGCAGTAGAACTTCCCGAAATGACTCGCCACAAGACAGACGTAGAAGAAGACGCAGTACATCAAAATCTTCTCCAACTAGATCGTACAAACGATCTCGATCACCCGATAGAGATAAAGATCGAGACAGAGATAGAGATCGATCGCGGAAATATTCCAGGAGAGATAGATCAAGGTCTAGGTCAAGAGGAAGATCGCGTTCCAGAGATAGGAGACGTAGTCGCAGTCGTAATAGGAGTAAAGATAGACATAGAGGTAGAGAAAGCCGCAGATACCATAGAGCACCATCGTACGAGTCAGATACAGCTGAAGATAATACAGAAACAACTGTATCTCATCCAGTTGTTCCTCCACAATCTAATGCTTTTAAGAATGATGGTAGTTTTAtggaaatgtttaaaaaaatgcaGGAACAAATGCAACCTGCACAAAAACCGGCGACTTCTGTTTTGGAAGAAAAAACTGTTGTTCCTCCACCTTTGATGGTAGGAAAGAGGCGAGGAGgtagaattttaaaaactgGAATGGTTGCCAAACCAAAGACTGAACAAACTGTTGAACAACCCAAGGATGCTTGGTCACTCTATATGGCTGAAGTGAAAAAATACAGAGAAGTTTGCTGTCAGGAAGAAGATAACACAAGACCATTGGTTAAATAG
- the LOC139987756 gene encoding uncharacterized protein isoform X2, whose amino-acid sequence MVKYTELGNAATVETPVDLKPNTAPYDPRFPNQNQTRYCYTSFVDFQRCKKRHGEDYDACKYFKKVYTAMCPNSWITNWYDQIENGNFQGTI is encoded by the exons ATGGTTAAATATACAGAACTTGGAAATGCGGCAACAGTAGAAACCCCCGTCGATTTGAAACCAAACACAGCACCATATGACCCAAGATTCCCAAATCAAAACCAGACAag ATATTGTTACACTAGTTTTGTGGACTTTCAACGTTGCAAAAAACGACATGGTGAGGATTATGATgcatgtaaatatttcaaaaaagtaTACACTGCAATGTGCCCAAATAGTTGGATAACAAATTGGTATGATCAAATTGAGAATGGAAATTTTCAAGGAACCATATAA